atttaattttgttaaatattacttttttatgtATCGTGGGTATTTCACATTGTGTATTAATTTGTAAATAAACCTGTGTAATATCCACTATAAAATATGTAgctatttaatattaatttttttaatcacaatTGTTACGACAATAATAAAATGGTTTGTTTGTGATAGTCGTAATGATCGTTTTGTTTCgtaacatttatttgttttgcgTTACATTTTCTGTTTACCGAAAGTAATGGCGTTCTATTTTGAGAAGAGCTTTAGGAATactccatagacataaataaatatagactggccgattaaagagttttatgaaacgaaaatttgtgacttgccattttgtgtactttattatacagcatttatgagcagtataaaagttaagtattcatatctatttcagccacacacttatatatattgtaaacatagacataaataaatatagactggccgattaaagagttttattaaacgaaaatgtgtgacttgcaattttgtgtactttattatacagcatttatgagcagtataaaagttaagtattcatatctatttcagccacacccCTATAcaagtattacattattttcactagtgttttttttaaatctctcagactgaagatcatgtaatttttcataattcggaaatccgaatacaatagatatacatgttttcaagttacatgaagttacttccttcggccagtctatatttatttatgtctatgattgtaaataaggaggcagtgtagttttgtttaatctctaagaatgaagatcatgcaatttttcataattcggaaatccgaatacaatagatatacatgttttcaagttacatgaagttacttccttcggccagtctatatttatgtatgtttatGGAATACTCACGTTAGATTTCTTTGTTGGTGTACTCTTACTGACTCCACTGTTGGGAAAAATTTTTCTccatttaatatatataattgtattgtatgtatgggtgtatgtcccgaataaaaatcaaaaccatttgactAAGCTTAAGGGTTACTGGAGTCgattttgggtaaaaaaaatcgatttttcaattttggtgtaattaaataggtggacatgtattttataaaccggcaccaaaaattttctaaaaaatagcattttttattgaaaaaaagcattttaatgaTGCATGGTGAACactattttccatatttttcttaataCAAATTCACTGTTTTTGAGTGATTGCATTTTCGTGCGATTCCCCCCtgtaacatatttctaaaatctctagaactaatagagataaatgtgtcaaatttggtacacatattcagagataaataatacagagaatcagctagttttaatgactttagctgaagaagtttttaaaatatgatcttttgggaaaaaaaatgtggatgcattttacaggaaaaaaaaatcaccctttttttttgaaaaatcataaaatgcacaatactaagggaaaatgtataaaatctagCTAGCTCCTTCCAGCCACCTTTATACTTTAAGGTGtaagtatttttagctttgaaatttatctattttgaaacattttagaattttcctatatgaactaatttttgtttattttcaagatggccgccattaccatggcaacccgcaaacattagacaacattcaatatatatttttttttattgagttgtcatatgattttatataaaaaaagttattaagttaaagcaaaattaaaaaaaataaatttcgcaCTCCAGTAACCCCTTaataaagagttttaaaaaagtaaagtttccctttcaggccttgtaATCAATCGGGCAGGCgacctgtttctatggccaatggttaacgagggtgtcatgtgatcaacacaacgaccaaccgcctttactttccccaactaagttgtatagactcaggggcgcccttaaaaaaaactgtttcatGAATATGGGCTTGTTTATCTCTGTAGGTTCATAAGAAACCTGTTCACAGTCTTAAAGTCTGTAATTTTTTGGTTCATTTGCATTTCCTggcttgtcttatcttataaaacacaGACGTTGCTTCACTGCAAATGGGTTAAAAGAACGTTAGCTAGCCAACgactcatttttagcggcccccgaaagggaataGACCCTTTTCGTTTTGTATggtctgttcgtccgtccgtccgtcccgtttatatctcgtaaactagaacagatattgaaaattcgacatcaagatattttagacctttcaaagttctgatgcaagcagttttttttttcataaaaaatacacactttttacaactattcactattaatagtaacaaacacgagaGGCTTTTTAGTAAAGGAGATGGGTATTAACCATATGTTTAACACATTCATGCAAACgaattagattttttctctaataaaattgttcataacaattgtattgctaatttAAATAGGTTCTGCATACTAATttactacatttaaaaaaaaatgtttactttttttaaagagaaaaaaatatatttagtatgcatataagtggaacacaattaaaaaaaaaacaattaataagtagtttctCATATCATTGCGAGAACTGCAGCACGACATCACGGCCATATTgttttgttggcctccttcagtcgtagaacgactatggtttatctcgcacaaagtgagatgaaagcctgggcattgtttatggtcggcacgatgtcgcccacacagcagttcccccctcacggcgcagctgatgtgaccaaaggaacggaatatccgatacagtttgggatcagtaacgccgcaggctctgccaggctgtagcacggtgtgccacaatctgcttaagggtcaccagctcctgatttttcctcagggttgtctctcGAAGCCTTccccgtgtttgggtatagccgcaaggcagcggaggtttggattcggAGTTTTCCTTTtgctagatgggtagccaaccaaggttAACgcgcccctcctgcccgaagcttactggtttaggtgccagttgctcgcctttgccacTTCTCGGCCATATGACACTTaactaaagttgttttttttacggtaatgttttattttttctcgaggctttgaataagagatcgaccgtttacaaaacaattagatcatcTGTATATGACATCATTTAGTCCAGGTTCACACCtagcttcaccttcacctatacCTTGATCTGCTGGATCGTtcgggcaccacacaagatctgtcagccttctttctccattcttctctgtcatttgcctttgaaagaatttcattctgatctTTCTATAATATATTGATACCTGCATTTTTACCTGCCAggatggaccactttgggggccgactttgagtttgtgtttctacacaaactaaACGATGTCCAGGATACTAAATTGAACTTTccaacagaataaaaaaaagatttagcaACAAACAGAGGAGCCTAGAAAATTTTATTCTGCTACGTTAAAAAGTGAACAAAAAGTATtgtataaattttaaatagcatTTTTCAGAGATAGATAAAAATCTGGAATGATGTATTTCTCTATACCAAGATTAATTCGTCATAcacttataattaaaaaaaaaataatagtgatTTAAAGCAGTGGAGCTCCACCTTTTTCAACTCGTAGGCCTTATAAATTTACGATATGTAGatgtatagttcgtccatcgtggttcgatgatgaccaattttgtcatccaggtggctgagggctttgcactggggttttatgcctcccctatgtggctggtgagacctatgtgaggccggaatgttcggccgcacactgggcaggttattccaactGGAGCCAGTGTCAAtgccctctctttttttctctctgacgATCTTCTTCTGCCATTTACGATAGTGCGTCATGGCAAGACATTACCACAGGAAATTGTTGAGCCCGGAACATGTATAGCAACTTGATTGTGCACTTTGGACAAAATGTCAAATGTGCTGGATGGGGGCCCGCGCTAACTAGTTTGggcaatacaatacaataacaGTCTGGTTATATTCTCTCGACATAGTATGGGTTCCTCCAGAGGTAGGAgatttgggaagggggggggggggagggggaaagtGGAGACTGCCCagaaattaactctttctctcctccatcgtggatttgacctcattaaattaaattaatgtttaattttttaaactgactttgtgttgtataaaaaaagcatgcatttccatttaattctataccaaattaaaaactttctgataacaaataagaaagctattgaagcttaatcataacaggtgagtgaaatagtaatgaacaAAATTAAGAATATCTTCGAAACGTGGacaaataataacggagagaaagggttaacaATGGCGAATAAAACGGTCAAAGATTGGTTAATTCAGCCACTCAACCGTATGCGCAGGTTTGAATCCACGAAAGGGGAATGAGGCGCAGGAGATCTTTCGAAACCAACAGTTTAGACCTTACAGATTTGGGTTGACCCTTCACTAGTCTCCATGTCATCGGTTGATCAGTTTAAACATTGGCTTTAGGCCCTAACAGTCGCATGCCCTACACAAAAACAAGCATGCAAGAATCATGTCAACTAGAGCTCAGCACTTCTCAAACCCAAACCCAAAACCAGCAGATTTACAGCAGTCGAGTGTGAGAGTCAGATATGGTCTGGGAAGCTACCACATTCTTGATCTGTGTGGGTGACATACAATCACTACGTAAGACAGCAGGccaatggagtttgatgatgatgatgatgatgatgatgatgatgatgatgatgatgatgatgatggtgatgatgatgatgatgatgatggtgatgatggtgatgaagatgatgatgatgatgatgatgatgatgatggtgatgatgatgatgatgatgatgatgatgatggtgatggtgatgaagatgatgatgatgatgatgatgatgatgatgatgatgatgatgatgatgatgatgatgatgatgatgatgatgatgactgtATTTCCCTAttgtatcttcttatcttatatgatacagacgttaattcaaaaaagaagatgagtacgtcctacgcgtcatacattcagtcatgcatattaaccaatgacctaaattcggccaagtcactggttttcctggctggctcctTAAACGGAATTACTTCAACATCTGTCAAAGCGACTTAAGGttattatattttgcttttgcCCACATTGcatctgagagagagagagagagagagagagagagagagagagggagagaaagaaaaagagagagagagagagagagatgtattATACTTCATTTCAGTCtttggcaatgtcttcgatttcatagattaagaatgagtgcagtgtttcacatggctaAGCAAAACTAGATTTAAGTTTGTACTAGGTGACATTTTCCCGtcaaatatttttgtcaaacaTAAGGAATCAAATGAATAAATTATATATCCACTAATCAATTCTGAGTGTTAAAGATAGTTATGTAATTTACTTTCCAGTAGCTTaaacttgatttaaaaaaaaaaataatccctttcagactttgtcaTCTTATTGGGCGGATGAAGTTAGGGTCATAGGTTTCTATGACCAATTTTAATTTGgatgtcatgaggccagcacgaCGACTAATCGCGTTAACTtttcccaaataatgtcaggtacccataaatGTTGGATGAGAGTTGGCAAcaatgataaattattttttacgcTCTCTCAATTAAAGTTGGCAGCAATGTGTCTccattatttcattttcttaccGGGACGACAGCACTTGAGAAATAAGTCCCGGTAAGTCTTCCTGAAGTTCCGATTGAACGCTACATAGATGATGAAGTTCGCCGTGCTGTTCACGCAGAGGAACATGATCCCGCTCCTGTGGATGATGAAGCCTGTCACGAAGCCCAGACTCTCCATTGTGAACACCATGTCAGACAGGAAGTTGAACGTGCCAGTGACGGTGTACACGAAGCAGACGGACAGAAGGATTTTGGTCGTTTTGTTCGTCTGTACCTGAGAGTTGAGCTTTTTCTTCACCTCATCCTTAGTATTATCGATTGACCTACTTTTCCCTGTTGTAATCATTCTTTTTCGAATATGTAACTGCACTTGAAGTTTGACTGATATTAGAACGCAGCCCATCACGACGAATCCCACGCAAAAAGGGCCGCAGAGAGTCGTGTAGATCTGCGTGGACTTGCCGAATATCGGGTAGCTTTTAACATACGACTCTGATTTTAGAATGTAGCCGACAGTGGCGTTGATGCTGGCATCATAGACGTAGGCGTACTGCTGGGTGGAGATGTAAAACAGGAAGGACGTAAGCCCCAGGGGATACATGAGCACCACTGCAGCCTTGATCCTCCCTTCCGTGACGATGGTGGAGAAGTGAAGCGGAAAGAAGACCGCAGTGAAACGTTCGATGATGATCAGAGCCGGTAAGATCATGGAGACGACTTTACCGACAGTCTCCAGCAGGACGAAGCTCAGGAACAGAGCGTAGATGAAGCCGGATAGGATCTCTGTATAGAAGTAGCCGTAATGATTGAGGATACGGTACAAGAACAGAGAGAAGTTGTTGATTCCTACCAGGTACATGCTGTCGGCCACGGCCAAAGCGCAGATAAGAATGTTGGAGCATTTCTCCAGGCCGTGACGGTACAGGATGATGATGCTCATTACATTGCCGAAGATGCCCATACAAGAGATGGCTGGGATTAAGACA
This genomic stretch from Biomphalaria glabrata chromosome 4, xgBioGlab47.1, whole genome shotgun sequence harbors:
- the LOC106061584 gene encoding probable G-protein coupled receptor frpr-1 is translated as MYAKIAELGYQNQSYFSWDELSYFPVFIFNSDIITRFNNVTVYVLIPAISCMGIFGNVMSIIILYRHGLEKCSNILICALAVADSMYLVGINNFSLFLYRILNHYGYFYTEILSGFIYALFLSFVLLETVGKVVSMILPALIIIERFTAVFFPLHFSTIVTEGRIKAAVVLMYPLGLTSFLFYISTQQYAYVYDASINATVGYILKSESYVKSYPIFGKSTQIYTTLCGPFCVGFVVMGCVLISVKLQVQLHIRKRMITTGKSRSIDNTKDEVKKKLNSQVQTNKTTKILLSVCFVYTVTGTFNFLSDMVFTMESLGFVTGFIIHRSGIMFLCVNSTANFIIYVAFNRNFRKTYRDLFLKCCRPGKKMK